A DNA window from Polyodon spathula isolate WHYD16114869_AA chromosome 18, ASM1765450v1, whole genome shotgun sequence contains the following coding sequences:
- the LOC121330458 gene encoding E3 ubiquitin-protein ligase TRIM32-like: MDYSLEMTRHKESMLRALRSMQSKSESTLQRAAPLLSFQRGMGMVTREDVRRLCQTSARLCQDLDDLTNRLKLQQNQLVGRLAEGGRAPRGVHVSSDGTVYLTSGDLARVSVLNSSGQFLQSLECQSESQLFLPEDVTLTRAGMVAVTDLAAGDVKVFNTHSKFGKGEWISLGEFTSPQGMAVDCLGRLLVADYVPGKVHIFGVDPSFKLLSAHCMSGLPGPRYISPGPDGGLVVSEECGDVKLYGPGNKQILSFSEKYNHCFGNPAGVCFDTEGNVFVADEQHRCIFLFPPSGPPVPVVTQGLKKPAGLACCSRGQLYVADTADDCIKVFRYRGTVRHGKGFASLNSNQ, from the coding sequence ATGGACTACTCCCTGGAAATGACCCGACACAAGGAGAGCATGCTGCGGGCCCTGCGGAGCATGCAGTCCAAATCTGAGAGCACCCTACAGCGTGCAGCCCCCCTGCTTAGTTTCCAGAGGGGCATGGGCATGGTGACTAGGGAAGATGTGCGAAGACTGTGCCAGACCAGTGCCCGTCTGTGCCAGGATCTGGACGACCTGACGAACCGGCTAAAACTCCAGCAGAACCAGTTAGTGGGCAGGCTGGCCGAGGGAGGACGGGCACCCAGAGGGGTACACGTCTCATCAGACGGCACTGTCTACCTGACCAGTGGAGATCTAGCCCGGGTCAGCGTCCTCAACAGCTCAGGGCAGTTCCTTCAGTCCCTGGAATGCCAGAGCGAGAGCCAGCTCTTTCTGCCCGAAGATGTCACCCTAACCCGGGCGGGGATGGTGGCTGTGACCGATCTGGCAGCTGGGGATGTGAAAGTCTTCAACACGCACTCGAAGTTCGGTAAGGGGGAATGGATCAGCCTAGGCGAGTTCACTTCTCCCCAAGGCATGGCGGTGGACTGTCTAGGCAGGCTTCTGGTGGCTGATTATGTGCCAGGAAAGGTGCACATCTTTGGGGTAGACCCTTCTTTCAAGCTCCTGAGTGCCCACTGTATGTCAGGACTCCCCGGCCCTCGTTACATCTCTCCAGGGCCAGATGGAGGGCTGGTGGTCAGCGAGGAGTGTGGTGATGTTAAGCTGTATGGCCCTGGTAACAAGCAGATTCTTTCCTTCAGTGAGAAATACAACCACTGCTTCGGGAACCCAGCTGGCGTGTGCTTCGACACTGAGGGAAATGTTTTTGTGGCGGACGAGCAGCATCGTTGTATCTTTCTCTTCCCCCCCAGCGGCCCCCCGGTTCCTGTGGTCACCCAGGGTCTGAAGAAGCCTGCTGGCCTGGCCTGCTGTAGCCGCGGACAGCTGTACGTCGCTGACACTGCGGACGATTGCATTAAGGTGTTCCGCTATCGAGGGACGGTGCGCCACGGTAAAGGGTTTGCCTCCCTCAACTCAAACCAGTAA